Genomic segment of Sutcliffiella horikoshii:
TAAACAAATTTAGTCTCAAACAGTTATTGAACTTCTTAAGGGTTTGGCTTAATCATTTCCATGAATTCTTTCACTCTTGCCTCTGTTAATTCTCCTGAATGCTTTTTTACTACAATGCCATTTTGGTCAAGTAATATTGTGGTAGGTAATGGAAGAACTCCATAAGCCTGTCTTACTTGATCATTTCTATCCATGGGAATAGGAAATGTCATTCCATGGCGATCTCGAAATTTTTCAACTGCCAGATCTGTTTCCTGTATATTTACTGCAAGGATTTCTACACCTTGCTCTTTGTATACTTGATACTGTTTCTCC
This window contains:
- the resA gene encoding thiol-disulfide oxidoreductase ResA; its protein translation is MNKKQRLIMRSVILAVMVIAVGYTMYINFVQSGEIVEVGDKAPNFVLTDLEGNQVMLSDYEGQGVFLNFWGTWCKPCEREMPYMEKQYQVYKEQGVEILAVNIQETDLAVEKFRDRHGMTFPIPMDRNDQVRQAYGVLPLPTTILLDQNGIVVKKHSGELTEARVKEFMEMIKPNP